TCCAAGCTCACATTTGCGCAAACTTGGCTTTGAATGGAACAGGCTTGTCTCCTTGCAGTTATGAGGATTTTCAGGTAGAGGATAAGAATAATAAGGGCAGGGatgaaaaaagcaacaacaacGGTAGAAGAAATACTTGATGTTCTACTTTGTAACACAGTGCAACTCCCCTCACAATAAGAACTTTCATTGTAAATAACGCCCCAGATGCTAAGTTCCAAATATATCATCAAGAACGCCATAACAGCTGACAGAGTCCAGCAGGTCAGGACCATGGTCGCTGTGACAGAGTTTGTGATCTTAGTCTGGTAATAGAGAGGCTGACAGACAGCATAGTATCGATcaactgaaattaatgaaagGTTTAAAACTGATGTGTTGCACAGTGTGATATCTATACTGGTGTGGATTTTACAGAACAGCTCACCAAAATACCAGCAGGTCTCCAGTGAGCGAACCATGCTAGGTGGCATAACAATAGCTCCCACAAAAAAGTCAGTCACGGCCAACGAGAGGACAAGGTAGTTGGTGGGAGTGTGGAGTTGTTTGAAATTAGCTACAGTAATGTTGACAAGAAGATTGCCAAATACCATTAGAATTATGACAGCCCCTAAAAAACATACTAAGCGGCTCGTACTGTGGTTGAATAATCATACTTTGGACAAGACCGGTTTCAGGATTCATAACAGAATCCTGGGATTTCATAGCTCTTGGATAGACTGTTCATCTTTCCACTTCAAAATATTCAATCTGATTTacctacaaagaaaaaaatgtgtaattcaaaacaaattccatattaaaataaacatcttaTTCCAATGCTGTCCAAattcacaaacattttatgaggctcatttattcagaatcagaatcagaatcagaacaagctttttgccaagtatgttcatacatacaaggaatttgtcttggtgacagaaacttccacagcacagacagaatgacactgacaagacacagatgagcagatagaatatgtgaataaaggacaAGAAAgtatagaaaaaatataaggtacacaatatacaaaaatggtCAACTGTTTAGTATGGCCACAAAACATCAAACTGCTCCATTGATTAATGTCTCTTTCTGACTGAAAACTATTGTACATCATAtgccctgggtttgaattttGGCCTTCGTGCAGTTTTCCTGAGACCAACATTTTTTGTCCAATATATTGTAATTTCCATAGCTGTGCTGTCCAGATGACACCTCTGAGTTGACATTATGCCtttgtgagtgagtgtgtgtatgtggctgtACATCTGAATTAAAATTTCTTACAGCTCAGGcccataaatacagtacattatctTGTCTAATGCAGAACTATTAAGGTCACACTTGACATATTTTTGGCACCTTGGCAAGTCAGTTACCAAGTACTTTGGCAGCTGGAACACAGGGAGGACTGTGGACTGAGAGGTTTCCCCTGTCTCACCTCTGCTTTAAAAGTAGACATTCTTCCCACCCTTCTGCATATTGCATTCAATAGGTGTATCTACCCCTTAAGGGTACCTCCACTTAGTGTGAAGAGGCCTCACGAGACATTTTTGATCTTGTCTGGTAGGGTAGTTAGGAGTATGTGAGAAGAGAGGTCGTGTCTTTTTAAGGAGAAGGGGGGAGATATGTCCCAAACATCTCTTGGAAACTACATGGTCTCTTTCCTTTCCCAGTCGTGTAACACACAAACATCCATACCACTGTTTTTCTCTTAGGTTGGCCTTGCTGATGAGACATCTGATGAAGTCTTAGCCCACCAATGGACCTAAGGGTGAGACTTGAGCTATGCTAGTGTCTAGTTCTGACGTCCGAAATGAAtgattgtcaaaaaaaaaaaaaaaaaaaaaaaaagaatgtcaaCAACGGATTACCTTTCTTTGGATTTCCAGCATCTGAACTGACTGactttgtttcatttgaaatatgGACAGTGTAACTTGTGCCTGGGATTCCTAATTGTAGCATACCTGATAATCCAGAAGTTAAGGAAAATTCTCTTTATTTTACATAGGGCATTTAGAAAATGCTTCTTAATGCAATTACAATGAAAAGATATTTTGGTGacaactgtaaatataataataatcatcatcatcatcatcatcatcaacatcatccGCTCTGggacacaattaaaaaaaatctgaaattaatcCTTTTGGTtgctaataaaatgtaaacagtattagacggatgcttttcttcatagTGATTTCCAATACCGAGCAACTTGCAAAGGATTTGTGTTTGAGCTGCTGAGGCGTTTCCCTTCTTTAGAAGATACACAGTACCTTTGCACCATCTTTACTGAATGTCATTATGCCCTTGGGTGACAATACTAAAAGACCGAAATAGTGCTTTCAAATTAAGTAAAAGCTATTCTAAACACTGACTTCTGATGCAGTCACTAAGTTGAGTAAATAATCTGTAGCTATCAAAGAAATTCCACTCTATTAGTCCTGTCCTTGtgactaaaatatttattcatgcagttttCACTTCTGTTCACACATTctccagtaaagaaatcttttttaaaaaagacagtatatttattaaaatcatatttctccattaaattaaaagcaataaacTAGGACCTTCACATGTCCTTTCTGGAGAATGGTGCTTGTTAACAATGCCTCCTTTTGTCATTTCTACACTTTTTACACTTCCTAATCAAATTTCAGCAGATAGCAGTACTTGAAGTGGGCCAGAACTCAGTGGAATGCTGTACCAGCAGTTCTACAGTTTGCTTTTCAAATACCATAGCTTTCTCATAAGAATTGCTTAATTAAACTTCCCTGTCTGCAAAGTTTTCATGTTAGGGAGATCCCTCACCTcccaaaaaaatcagtttttaaaagttGCAATGTCTGCAATAAGGAGAATACTAGGAAATAGCACAGAAAATTGGATTTATTCCATAGTTCATATAAAGGAGCCATACGAGAAACTCAGTAAGGAAATAATTATATCTGGATTAATCAAGTTGCAGAAAAACAAGGGGACCCTGTTGATGACATAAAAACATCATCTTTGTAGCATTTTGCTTCATATTGTTCGCACACTCTCGTCTGAACTGAGGATGGATGCCTCAGTGCAACAAGGaagattttcaggaatgaaGACAATAATAAGAATTGCTGTTAAAAATGCAAGAACATCTGCCTGTGATATCTTGGTTAGCAAGCAGGCCCACATTCCTGCCTTTATCAGGTCACCACAGTCTAGTGCTTGTTACAGCCTGTTTCACagtgattttccatttcatcGCATAGTGCACAGCCTTAAAACACATTACGAagaaatattaccagttaccatACTTAAGAATTTCTATAACTCATAAAATTTcgtacagaaaacaaaatttattcaTACACAGTTGTTCACTAgcaattttctgaaaatacCTGTTCCTGCACTTAGTGTTACCACATTTAGAGTTCACATTCAGTGTCTGAGGTAAGTGCAATAAATCAGGACACAGGGAAAACAAGGGTGAAAGATCAATGTCTTTATTTTCATATCAGATTAAATAAGtcaaaatgtaattacacaaaacagcaggacaggacattaatttattaaaactaaaccaaaaatgtaataaccaaattttgtaaattttatcCTCACTAACCTAATTGCCCCCCCCCAGCGAGAACATTGAAACAGGTATTTGTTATTTGTAATGTTCAGTTATCCTGGGAAAAACATTGgaaggacatttttttctggacattttttctttgtatgtaAACAAGATCATTCTTAAAAACTTACAAATGAATCAATTATTACTTTAACACTTTCTCAAAACTAGCTCTGAAAGACTTCCTAAaccaactgaaataaaaagcataaataatcgGATTTATCCCGGAGTTCAAATAGGCAAGCCACATAAGAACTTCAGGAACAAGTGGAGAGGAGAAAACTATAAATGGATCaacaaaattacataaaaacaaagggGACCAGGAAACAAGATAAACACCAACAACAATTCCAAATGTCTTTGTGGCTTTGGGTTCTGTCTTGTTCAaactgattttcctttttttgaggTTCACCTTTGCGCACACTCTGCTTTGAATAGAACAGGTTTGTCTCCTTGCAATAATGAGGATTTTCAgataaatgacaataataagAAGGCCTGGGGTGACAAAAGCTAAAACAGATGAAATCAAAGATGACATCCTGCTTATtatcacaaaacattttccGTCACAGTTGAAATGCTGATTGTATATGTCCTCAATGCCCAAGGTGTTCAAATTCATAAATACCATCATATACCCATGTAATGCAGACAGAGTCCAGCTGATTATGATCATGGTCAGAACAACactgtttgtgatttttgtatGGTAATGGAGAGGCTGACAGACAGCATAGCATCGATCAATGGAAATTAAAGTTAGGTTTAAAATGGATGCAGTGGACAACACATTTTCCAGTAAGTTCTTATGTCAAAAAATAAGGGACTTTTCCCTCATAGTATGgactaataattaaaaaaaaataccatggaGTGAtccctgttcatttttttttttacctgataCTGTGATTTTTGTCATTGTGTCAAAGGTGGGTACATGAACATCTTACTGACTGgtagtaaaattaaaattttcaagtCTCTAAATGAATGTAGTTTCACCAGTTCACCCACAACaggtgtgtttggactgtgagaggaaaatgGATGACCTGGACAGATATCGgttagaacatgcaaactccacacagatgccGATGCCATGTAAGAACAACAGCAtaaacaactaaataaaaaaggaactCCAAATTAAGACAAACTTACAACAGAGAAAGGGGATTGAGATGCACCGAAGTCTTTCAGGCAGTTCACCAGAGCACAATATTAGTTACTCAGTGCTTGTATTGTCTTAGGTTATGGTTGGTATTAACAACATTGTGAATGACTATATAATTGTGAGGAGATcgtttataatttgttttggtCAAAACACAAAATCACTTTTACCCTCTAATGAAGGATTAAAAATGTAGACTTTATTCAGTTAATTTGCTGAGTAAAAATCTTGCCAATACCTGtatagtaataaataaaatttttttaagtatattttgatgtttttagatactttgtactgtacattacaatgaaaaaatttcaggttatgtcagatgagaacaAGTCATTTCCACTAATCTCTATTCAGTCCAGTTGTAGACCAATTCATTACACTACCATGTGCAGTGTTGGTGGGAATATTCCCagtttcattttcctttaataaaaTAGTATCAATACATCTCCTCGTACTTATGAAACTAAAATCACCAGGACTCATAAACACCAGaaaggagctgtaaacactgttgaATTAATATTCTCTCATGCTTTTATTCAGTTTGGTAAACTTTACTGACATCCATTTGTCAGTAGAGAGATAGGTTTTAATTTGCTCCTTTGTGGTCAGAAATTTAGAAACCagattaaagaaaatttaaaaaaaaatatattgggAAAAACTGCAATATTATCCTCCCAACTTAAacatttcatgcaaaaaaaaaataatttgtacacagttaacttgtatttttccattaatacTGTGTGctgtacttattattattattattaacagttCTGTTGAATATGTCATGTAAGAGCAGCAATTCAGGACACGGGGAAAACAAGGATGGAAGATCTTTATTTTCATACTGCATGCAGTATACAGTATGAAGATGTCTGAGCTAGACCAACATAACAAGGAATTCATTTAtataaaccaaacaaaaattGTAATAACCATGGAGAATAACAGAAAATACTATCATTACAGATAAcacaagtattttttattaattaaaaaaaaaatgtcagtttgatCCATTCTCTTTTAAATGAGACCCCTGGTTAACTCAGTGACACTTGACCATTCCTCACTACATTCAGAGATTAACTAAATGTCATCTCCTCTAAAAGAATAGagcatttactgtattatccATGTCACTGCCAGTTATTTTAATGTTCAGGATTCTCCACATATCTGTGGAGCTCATAAGTATATTGTGAATAACTCTGGATTATTTGCACAGTTGCTGCTCCTGTATCTGGATTATTTGATTTCTTCACACCTGTCCATGTTTGTGCCAGATATTCTGATGCTGTTAGGTTGGGGTCTCCTGAATAGTCCTCCTCCCAATGACATATTCATTGCCGTCTCcattcatttcctttatttattcagctggaggttttctccaaagtacattgtgatagataattgtaagtaccttaagtAATTATACAACTCTTTAATCTTTACGAGAGCAATTTCTGGCAAGTACTTTGAAAAAGgtaacagctacaggaagtgagattcaaatcttGGTCCTTCAGGTGAAAAGCAGTAGCACttatcactatgctacctgctcgCACTGCAAGAacagaagaaatataaaaattgacTATATTCACTTTATAGTCatgctgtgaaataaaaaaaaggaccactgttactgtatatgtaaaaaaataatattgttcacatagatttttaaagaaaaaattaaaaagtcctagttcaacattttttccatatttgttttgaaatactTCCTAAACCAACTGAAAGAGAAAGCATAAATAATTGGATTTATTCCAGAGTTCAAATAGGCAAGCCATACAAAAAATTCTGGGATgagtggagaggaaaaaactaTAATTGGATCAATCAAGTTACACAGAAAAAAGGGGGACCAGCAGATAAGGTAAACACCAACCACAATTCCCAGTGTCCTTGTGGCTTTGGGTTCTGTCTTGTTTAGATTGGTTTTGTTCTTCTCAAAGGTCACATTTTTACAGACTCTGCTTTGAATGGAACAGGCTTGTCTCCTTGCAATAATGAGGATTTTCAGATACAGGACAATAATGAGAAAGCCTGGTATGAAAAAAGCTAAAATGGAGGAAGTCAAAATTGACATCCTACTTTGTAACAGAAAACAAGCTCCCTCACAGTTGAAATGCTCATTGTAAATATCTTCAATGCCCACGGTGTTCAAATTCATAAATACCATCATATACCCATGTAATGCAGACAGAGTCCAGCTGATTACAACCATGGTCAGAACAACACCATTTGTGATCTTTGTCTGATAATGGAGAGGCTGACAGACAGCATAGTATCGATCAATGGAAATTAACGAAAGGTTTAAAATGGATGCAGTGGACAACATGATATCTGTACTGGAATGGATTTTGCAGAACAGGTCACCCAAATACCAACAGCTCTCCAGTGAGCGAACCATGCTAGGTGGCATGATGACTGACCCCAGAAGGAAGTCAGCGATAGCCAGGGAGAGGACAAGGTAATTAGTTGGAGTGTGGAGTTGTTTGAAATGAGCTATAGTAATGATGACAATAAGATTTCCAAAAACAGTCAAAATTATAATACACCCTAATAAAACATAGAGGGGAGCCCATACTGTAGATGAATAAACAAACTTTGGACAAGACCTGTTTGAGTATTCATaacaaaaatgcatgttttctttagtccAAGTTTGGCTGATATTCATCTTTTATTgttccaaaattaattttttggtaAAATCATATACCTATAAGGAagtaaaacaagaaatgttCTTTAACATATGATCAACTTTAGAGCTTATTACACACAGCattcattacttttaaaattaaaaataaattcataaatttctctttttttttctgttttaggAAACTGGTTAATCAGCATAACAACAAATTAACCATGTTTtagtatacatatatttatatccTCTTAAGTCATATgtagaaatgttttattcagttgtattattttcatacGAACCTTACCTCAGTCTTTTGCAGCTGCAGTGACCATTCTGTTCAGTACCATATTGTTCCCATTAAacttttctctgtgttattATCCAGTCTTTACCcacagcaaaagaaaattcTGTTATATATGTCTTTATGGGTCAACACAAACTTGTTACCAATCATTCCTAGCACCTCCCTCAAGAGgcatatttttccccatttgttcAATTAATCTCTCAAGCAACACAACACTCCCTTGACTAAAACACTTTTTCAGTAAATCTTACTTTATGTGAAAGACTAAGGGACTCAAGACGGTCTGAGATACGCTCACATAATTTTCTCAAGCAACTTTACGAGACGTTTAATTTAATATCCCAACTTTGACTTGCGAGGCACAATAGGGCAAGGGTATAACTTCAGAGGAGCACCTTGCTTCCGCAAATGTATTACTCCCACTGTTCTGAAGCATCTCAACCACTAAGCATAACTAGGGATTATGATGccgtgaaacatttttttcggGTACTCAAATGCCCTAACTGCCATGCCAGTCCAAGTGAGGTGCCTAGATGCTGCATGTTTTGACTCCATCAATTGCATTGCAATAgtattatattacacacacacacacacacacacacacacacacacacacaccatcttctCCTGAGTgtggtcgtggcaaaccggagcctagcctggcaacgcAGTGagcatggctggagggggaggagacacactgaggacgggacaccaatccatcacaaggcaccccaagcaggacctgaacaccagatccgccagagagcaggcgccagccaaactcgctgcgccactgtggccccttatattacattatacacatttcagaaccgcttgtcccttacggggtcacagggaaccggagcctacccggcaacacagggcataaggccggagagggaaggggatacacccaggacgggacgccagtccgccacaaggcaccccaagcgggacttgaaccccaaacccaccggagagcaggaccgcggtccaacccactgcgccaccgcaccccctgtattacattacattaacaatTAAATAGAGCAATATGAGTGAATTAATCTGATACCTGAATTCTTTGCTGGCTAATGCTTGGAATACTGAGGGTGCATAAGCTAGACCAAAGGGCATGAACAGATACACAAAGTTCTCTAAGGCAGTGTTAATTGCCATCTTCCACTCATCACAATCCCTAATCTGAATTAAATTATGTGTGCTGTATGTGGGCTAGTTCACCAATATTTTAGCAG
This genomic window from Scleropages formosus chromosome 1, fSclFor1.1, whole genome shotgun sequence contains:
- the LOC114911095 gene encoding trace amine-associated receptor 1-like, whose amino-acid sequence is MNISQTWTKENMHFCYEYSNRSCPKFVYSSTVWAPLYVLLGCIIILTVFGNLIVIITIAHFKQLHTPTNYLVLSLAIADFLLGSVIMPPSMVRSLESCWYLGDLFYRYYAVCQPLHYQTKITNGVVLTMVVISWTLSALHGYMMVFMNLNTVGIEDIYNEHFNCEGACFLLQSRMSILTSSILAFFIPGFLIIVLYLKILIIARRQACSIQSRVCKNVTFEKNKTNLNKTEPKATRTLGIVVGVYLICWSPFFLCNLIDPIIVFSSPLIPEFFVWLAYLNSGINPIIYAFSFSWFRNASR